Proteins encoded together in one Undibacterium sp. CCC3.4 window:
- a CDS encoding MgtC/SapB family protein produces the protein MSAFFSHFMVFWSVEELNANIIIFLNLAGAMLLGFVVGYERFYHGRAAGMRTYGLVCMASAALVVIAGYPDFWYGGRALHPVNLDPTRVMQGIVTGVGFLGAGVIMKDGFTISGLTTAASLWASSAIGIMVGVGFYAAAILLALLSAACMVLVQKLEAWLPSRAAIAITLRFKPGFAPQEGYLSAKARERGYDIMSGTLFIIHTNGADEWRFVAIAADKKLARSITALSADLQKFEGVESFQLAHAKN, from the coding sequence ATGAGTGCGTTTTTCAGCCATTTCATGGTGTTTTGGTCAGTCGAAGAGTTAAATGCCAATATCATCATTTTTCTCAACTTGGCCGGCGCGATGTTGCTTGGCTTTGTAGTCGGTTATGAACGTTTTTACCATGGCCGCGCCGCCGGCATGCGCACCTATGGTCTGGTCTGCATGGCCTCGGCGGCCTTGGTTGTGATCGCCGGTTACCCGGATTTTTGGTACGGTGGGCGCGCTTTACACCCGGTCAACCTCGATCCGACCCGGGTCATGCAAGGGATAGTCACCGGCGTCGGCTTTCTTGGGGCCGGGGTCATTATGAAAGATGGTTTTACGATCAGTGGCCTGACTACCGCTGCTTCGCTATGGGCTTCGTCGGCCATCGGCATCATGGTTGGAGTCGGTTTTTATGCGGCGGCGATCTTGTTGGCTTTGCTGTCGGCCGCCTGTATGGTGTTGGTGCAGAAACTGGAAGCCTGGCTGCCATCGCGCGCAGCGATTGCCATTACTTTGCGCTTTAAGCCTGGTTTTGCGCCGCAAGAGGGCTATCTCAGTGCCAAAGCACGCGAACGCGGCTACGACATCATGAGCGGCACGTTGTTCATTATCCACACCAACGGTGCGGATGAATGGCGCTTCGTCGCGATTGCCGCCGATAAAAAGCTCGCACGCTCGATAACCGCCCTGTCAGCGGATCTGCAAAAATTTGAAGGGGTCGAGTCGTTCCAGTTAGCGCACGCGAAAAATTAA